The DNA sequence CAGCTTCTGTTAACAAAAATATTGGGCAGATCAGAAGTAATGGTTTTGAATTTACACTGAATACCAAAAACTTTGATAACGAAAAATTTAAATGGAATACCAGTTTTAATTTAACAACTAACCAGTCAAAAATAAGATCATTACCTAATAACAATGCCGATGTTATTGCTGTTGGCTCCTATACTATTAACAGAGTTGGAGAATATATTTCTTCTTTTTTCCTAGTGGAATATGCAGGTGTTAATTCAGAAAATGGAGATGCTCTTTTTTTCAAAAACACTCTAAATCCTGATGGTACGCTCAATAAAGATCTAACAAGCGACTATTCTCAAGCAAGGAGAGTTATTGTCGGGAATCCTTTCCCTACTTTAATGTCAGGTATGACCAATACGATTATCTATAAAGGTTTTGATTTTACCTTTACTTTTCAAGGAGAATGGGGAGCCAGTATTTATAACACTGCGGGTATTTATCAATCTACAGCTGCCGATTATTATGATAATCAGACAGCAGATCAGTTAAATCGTTGGCAAAACCCCGGAGATATTACGAATGTACCTCAGGCTAGATTTCAAAAACAAAATGGTACACAGGAATCAACCCGTTATTTAGACAAATCAGATTTTGTACGTTTAAGAAATCTTACGTTAGGGTATACGCTTCCTAAACAAGCCATCAAGGATACCGGAATGAGCAGTCTGAGATTGTATTTTACAGCTGTAAATTTGCTAACTTTTACGAACTACAAAGGATTTGATCCCGAAGCAAGAAGAGATGATGGGGGAATCGGAGAAGACTTTTATTCAGCACCTCCTGCAAGAACTATGGCTTTAGGAGTAAATATTAATTTTTAAAACTTACAAAATGAAATCAAATAAATTAATTATACTTATAGCTTTCACATTGTTTTTTGCAAGTTGTGAAAATGATCTTGAAATCGAGCCTAAACAAAGGGAAGATGCTACTCTTACCCTAAGCACTGAGGCCGGAGTAACAAATGTGCTGACTGGAACCTATGCACTAGCCGCAAACGGAAATGCTTATGGTGGAAGAGTTTTACTTTATGGTGACTTACTTGGTGTAACAGGTGTCACAGCTACCACGGACTTCAGGTGGAGAGGAACTTTTGGTGAATTAAGTCAAATGTATAACAAATTAATGTTAGCCAATAATGTAATTATTCAGGGAACCTATGCTCGATATTATCAAATCATAAATGCTTCCAATACAGTTATCGAAAACATCGACAAAGTAAAAGATCCCGACAGAAGAGCCACTATGATTGGTGAAGCTAATTTTTTAAGATCTTTGGCGTATTTTGACCTGGTTCGTTTCTTTGCAAAACCCTACGAAAGTGGCAAAGCCAATACACAATTAGGGGTGGTTATACGACCAAAAGCTATTTATGATTTCAATGTTGACCTCTCTAAGGAAAGAAGCACTGTTGATGAAGTCTATAAAGTTATCATTGATGGTTTAAATCTCGCCTATACTAATCTTCCCGAAGAAAACGATTTTTATGCCGACAAGTATTCCGCAAAAGCACTATTGGCCAGAGTGTACTTACAGCAAGGTAATTATCCGGCAGCTAGAGATGCCGCACATGATGTTATTGAGAATAGTGGTCATGGCTTATCTGTTAAATATGCAGACGCCTTTAATCATGACACCGATAAAACTGAAGACATATTTGCTATACAAATCACCAAACAAACTGGCGTAAATGATGTTGTT is a window from the Flavobacterium cupriresistens genome containing:
- a CDS encoding RagB/SusD family nutrient uptake outer membrane protein, giving the protein MKSNKLIILIAFTLFFASCENDLEIEPKQREDATLTLSTEAGVTNVLTGTYALAANGNAYGGRVLLYGDLLGVTGVTATTDFRWRGTFGELSQMYNKLMLANNVIIQGTYARYYQIINASNTVIENIDKVKDPDRRATMIGEANFLRSLAYFDLVRFFAKPYESGKANTQLGVVIRPKAIYDFNVDLSKERSTVDEVYKVIIDGLNLAYTNLPEENDFYADKYSAKALLARVYLQQGNYPAARDAAHDVIENSGHGLSVKYADAFNHDTDKTEDIFAIQITKQTGVNDVVTFYASEDKGGRGGDFSIRDPYLDKFTDPNDDRAHFNYENPANGRILTSKYTDQFADVGIIRLAEMYLIRAEANFQAGTAIGNTPLDDINIIRTRANAENLTTVTLDDILLERQLELAMEGFLIHDIKRTKQSIASQNSKGEPRLLTYNANELVFPIPIAEMDANKLITQNPGYGQ